Genomic segment of Salvia hispanica cultivar TCC Black 2014 chromosome 2, UniMelb_Shisp_WGS_1.0, whole genome shotgun sequence:
GCACTGCTGATCACGTTCTATCCACATAAAtagtaacattattttgtttcatatttcaCAAAAACCAAAGATAAGATTTATTCTTCttattattgatttgaaattaaaaatgtaattcaatttgatattatttttataattaagtttCATATCATTTgtagtaattaatactccttccattccaactaagttgatatattttttctttggcatagagataaaaaatattgtatcaagttagttaaataaagaaaacaaaataagagagTGAATACAATAGCAGATACAAAAGAGTAGATAcaagagagaaagagtgattaaatattttattattttattttaaatacaaaagaGTAAGAGCGATCAGATGTACTACCTCCgttccccaaattttgactcagtttaccatttcgatccgtccctaaaaatttgacacacttcacttttatcatttttggtaatggacctcatattctactaactcattcctactcacattttattataaaactaatactttaaaagtaggacccacctcccaccaactttccattacatttcttaaaatccgtgctcGGTCAAAGTATGTTAAAATTTAgaggacggaggtagtattattttttttaatcaaatgatgaaatgactcaacttaattgcAGATGCCAAGGTGGGCGTTTGCTACGGCCGCCTCGGCGCAAATCTACCATGCCCAACAGAAGTAGTAGCTCTATACAAGAAGCACAACATCAAAAAAATGCGTCTCTACGACCCTCACCCGCCCACTCTCCTCGCCCTCGGCGGCGCCGACATCGACCTCATGGTCGGAATCCCGGAATCCGACCTCCCACATCTCGCCGAATCCCAGGGCCACGCAGACGCCTGGGTCGCCGCCAACATCTCCGCCTACCCCGCCGTCAAATTCCGCTCCATCGCCGTCGGAAACGAGGTAAACCCCTCCTCGTCCGCGTACTCCCGCTTCGTCCTCCCCGCGATGCAGAACATCCGCCGAGCCGTATGCGGGGCCGGCCTCGGTAACCGGATCGCCGTTTCCACTTCCATAAAACCCGACCTTCTCCAAAAATCATCTCCCCCGAAAGAGGGGGAGTTTTACTCGAACGTCACGTGGTATGTCAAGCCAATCATCGAATTTCTGAGGGACGAAAATGCCCCTCTGCTTGTCAACGTGTATCCTTACTTCGCTTACTTAAACGATATGGAAAACATCAGCCGCGGATTTGCGCTTCTGCAGCGTGGCTGCGGCGTTGTGCTTGGCGGAGTTTATTACGACAACCTTTTTTACGCGATGCTCGACGCGATTTACGCGGCGATGGAGAGGATGCTTGGGAATGGGCCATCTGTGATGTCCGGGGTAGGGGGGCCGGGGCTGACGGTGTCGGAGACGGGGCACTCGTCTCGGGGCGGAGGGAGACCGGTGAGTGATGGTGATGGAGATGGGGATTTCAGCAGTGTTGAGAATGCGCggatttataataataatttgatgcgGGTGGTGAAGAAGGGGACGCCGATGAGGCCCGGGattccgattgaggcgtacatATTTGGGATGTTTGATGAGGATATGAAGCCCGGCCCGGAATATGAGAGGCATTTTGGGATCTTTCTAAGCAATGGGACACGTAAATACGGGCTTCGGTTTTACTAGGAATGTTGTTTAGGTAATTGTACTGTATTGTTGGAATAATTGAGGAGATATGGCCTACTGTGGCATAGCTCTTCACATGTAAACAAAAATGTTGTATGTAATTTCATCCTATCTTTTAGTGTATATTAATCTTGTCTTTAAGTACTCAAATGTTATTTTCTACTATCAATTTATTCTATCATTCAAAACAAATGCTCCTAGGATcattgattttaattggatttattggttagtgctaaaaaatactccctccgtctcagatagtttgtctcactttgatcgggcacgggtgttaagaaatgtaatgagaagtgagttgaaaaagttagtggatttaTAGATTGGttagtactaaaaaaattaatggaatgtaagtcctacttttatatagttttataataaaatgtgagtaagaatgacttagtggaatatgaggtccactacaaaaaatggtaaaaagtgaaatgagacaaactatgTGGAGCGGACCGAAATGGataaatgagacaaactatgTGAGGCGGACCGAAAGGGataaatgagacaaactatctgaacggagggagtaaagtaaaagagaagagaaaaaacttccataaatgaatatggATTATTTGTACgaaatagagggagtatatattttgttgtCCAAGTGTTGAAATGTAATACTCAATACTCACATTTCCAATTTTGTAATAAACTTGGGTACACGGTTTTAGGTTattcggttaaccgagaaccgaaccgaaaccgttcggttataattcaattttaatttcaattatatactccctccgttccatagtagtagagtcattttgccattttggtacgttccatagtagtagagtcatttccttttttggtaaaagtcaacacatttcttcccacctactttactctctcttactttattctctctacatctctctacctttttcatttcctactttatcttcatttatttaactcacctaacacaacttttttttaatctccgtgccgaaaagaaatgcctccactactatggaacggagggagtatttatttaaccctagaagaaattataatttaatttcaaactttgtcacaatggaagaaattgtaatttatatctaaattttgttaaagtctcatattgcaatgtcaaaaagtccattttaatttgtgtcactatcaattatagtattattgtaacaccccactttttcgaaccctaattttaaaGCCgtaaaaattttttattgatgacgtgggagaCGCGAATTAATTGAGGAACGAAATTATGACCGAGTCGAGTTTAGGGTTTTgcgttggaagtttgaaaagtcaaacttgttgattatatgacgtggcatgcgaatatttgaattaaaggtgaaattatgtgatgatttaattgtttaagggtgagtgagatttTTAGGATACTATCCATAACCTTTTCCTtggaatttttgaaaatcataGCCTTAGTGGagaaaatctcatttttccggatttaatttaattcttgagatatttatccaaattaaatccaaaacccaattattctctatttccTAATAAGCAAAAATCGAACCCTATTGTTTTAAggtgattttcaaaaatcacctatatttgggaaggaagaattattttatttttaattgatcccttattgatttccttccatacctagaatttaaatattctaccaaatctttccatacctcaaggagatcttgccatatcttattttagttaatattaaagATCCATTCCTTATTTAAAGGAGCAAATATACACGCCTATTTCTTTTCCCAATGGGGaggatttttatatttattttgctccatgatattttattctactccgtaaaatacacaaaacaaaatcttggctaattaaaagccatatattttgaaaatcccCATGCTTGAACCCTAGATCTTTTTCTTCCtccctactccacaatatttgtttttaattaattatagagaataaaatcttaccaaatattctatattatttacctaaagatcttattgagcactataaataagagaaacccctaaccctagctATCACAATTTTCACCCCCTCCctcttttccttctctctcaattttcttctacctTACTCCAataatccttcatcctttgagaagaattagagtttgagcctcaagatttttgaagaaccaagtctttacttcgtttctaccgttcgttattctcaaaaaggtattctcatattaatcttcttctttctactcgattcctcttctttctaaccgattaatcggtattcttgaaccctcatgcatcttgttgggtgaaagtgggataaaggggatatggaaatatgtatgcatgtgtgtggcgtgtgtgcgTGTGGGTGTGGCGAGTGTGCGTgcgtgttgtgtgtgtgtgttgtgtgtatgttggcaaaatactcttgtgtgacatatgttgatgttagatgTAGAGTTGAGATGCAAATGGAACTTATGTGATGAACATGGCCTTGATTGATGACGttaagataaatcgatgggaaaagggaaaagcgttgagacatgcatgagttaggagtttgtgttgaatctgatttgtgatatatgcctatgtgattaaaaggtgaaacctcggttgcgaagcaggataacaaaggaaagaacatacttgaaatctaagcagtcgaggtgggctttattcctaaactcttttatgttgcaaatttatgaaagtggagagataagggtggtttaactgttatgccatgcctatgtttgttttgtgatgatattgtgtgcctgatgcctagtttgtgagtacgctccattaggctacagtggctatggatatgtttaaacgaattcgggtttgagtatgggccgcaaaccctatcacgATTAGTCTAATATTCATAACAAAATTCTATATCATTTAACCATTCCATGAAAGCATAATCTATCGTGCCTTTTAGCAGTGCCAAGTGCTAACATATGAAAGAATCTTTTGTCATGGCAACTACTAAAAGTGGTAGTATATATTCGACTACATATCTCTTAacatttttcttgattatgtTGAATACAAAAATCCATATTTAATTCCACTTGTTTCATATAGTATTAgcgtttttataaaattttataaataacattgtcaattttattatttaggtCGAATACCACGCCAAATCGGGAACATATCTTCACTAGTAGATCTTGATCTTGCTTTGAATAAGCTGACCGGtatgtttataaatttctaTACTTGTCGTATATTGCTAGTTTATTacatcaaatatttcataataaattgttactccctccgtccacgaataagagtcccgtttgcTTTTTCgcacttgttttgtaaaaatgataataaatagttaaagtgaagaaatgataaagtaaaagagagaataatgtagacaagagtcttatctacactattctctctcttattcgtggacggagggagtatttgttaataCTCCTTCGTCCCACTCTAAgtagagtatttattttttgatacaagattttatgtagtgtttctttttaattatgtgactagagaccgccggttccggtttcgcGAAAtgtggaaccggaaccgaaccgtgaggctttttgacggttccggttccggttccaaaaccggcggttccggttccggttccgaaccgccggttttcgtACGGTTctcacggttccggttcggttTTGGCGGTTCCaacggttttttttttttttttttttttttgcttatataatttggaattttggatttatacaataaattgGAACAAGGCAAtggataatttaaattgaaataagacGAATAAGGTGAAaatcatatcaattttattgaatttgagttGTAACTTGTAACGGACAACAATACATTACAATAATACAATTGTCAATACATTACAATAATACAACAATGTGATATAATTTACAAGTGTCGTCggaacataaataaaaaaaaccatgaaatggggggaaaaaggaaaaaattgaaaagggcTTGAACTCAACTTAAACTTTCAAAgttaaacttttcaaatttaagttgagTTGCCTACGTATCCACAATTTTATTGAGGAATCAAAGCCCACGTAGTTCTCTTACCTTGCTTACCTTTTTGGCCGGCCGTGCTCGCCGTTCACCGCCCCCCGTCATTGATATTGTTGAGCGCCTTCGCTTCCGACCTCGTCATCGGTGGAAAACTCTTCACCATCACTCTCTACACGAAAGTCGAAATCCGGCTCTTGTGCTCTCATGTCCGCCTTTGCCCAATCATCAAGTAACATAGTGGCTTCCATGTTTTTGGCGGAGAGATTGCTCCTTTTGTCGTCTAGGACACAACCGCCGACACTAAAAGCTTGCTCCACGGCGACGGTGGAAGCGGGAACGGCGAAAATCTCCTTAGCCATTATCGAAAGTATCGGAAACTCTTTGTCATGTGTTCCCCACCAATCAAGGACGTCAATTTGTTGAGTAGGGGGACCtggattttgaaaaatagagcGCGATTCCAAATATATATCTAACTCACTAGTAGCTCTAGTCCTATTGGTTGTAGCACCGTATAGATCTTGCAATTGTGATACTACGTCGGGATCAATCATGACATTGCTATAATTCCCgccaccaaaatcaaatgtCGAAGGACTAGGAGGAGCACGTACCTGGTGAATGGTGTTATATCGCATTTCATATTCCCCGAAGAGAGCACGAAGCGCACTATCTAACCTTAGTTTGATTTCTTCAACATTCGGAAGATTTAGTTCGAAGCTTTCTCCTCTTGTCAAGCCCATTTCGCGAAGTTGAGAAAAATCCAAATCGTGCAAACAACCATAGTACATgtctaaaattttatgcacACCATGCAACTTCCACTTTGGATCCAAGCATTTTGCAATCAAGAACACATTTGGAATACGCGCAAAatatttcaaccatttttcaaccatataaaacaaaatagccTTCAACTCAATGAATTGAGTATTTTTCACACATGTCTTAAAACCAATTGCCACATACATGCAATGCTCCAAAACGCGCACAGAAGTAGGATAATAAACACCGGATAACTCAACAGTGGCATTTTTGAAAGCTTGGAATAATCGAAACAAATCCATGTTGTGGTCCCAACAAGAGGGTATCAAAAGCAAATCAGAAGGAACATGCGGGCAAgttctaaaaaaatcacataaatacTCAATGTGGTTCAAAGTCGACTCCAACATATCGTACGTCGAGTTCCAACGAGTTGAAACATCCAAACGAAAATTGGTGTACCTGCACTGCTTGCTATGACAATATTTCTTCCAAGCTCTACCAATAGGAGCTTTGTTATGAATCAATTTAACAGCAGTTCTAATAGGATCAACATACTTTTGCCACAAATCGATCGCATCTTGAacacacaaattcaaaatatgagCAATACATCgcacatgaaaatatttgccATCAATAACAGGAGAACATGCACTGATGAGATCATCTATACTAGCAGTGTTAGCACTTGCATTATCAAAACCAAcagaaaaaattttattgatcaattgaaattcattcaaaacttgaatGATCAATTGAGCAATTGCTTGTGCAGTGTGTGGTGCGGGAAATTCCCGAAATGCAATCAAACGTTTGTTCAAAGTCCAACTGTGATCAACGAAATGCACAGTAATGCCCATATATGAATTTTTGCAAAAACAATCAGTCCACACATCAGAGCAAATCGAAACTTTATGACCCAAGTTAACAATAAACGTACCTAATTGCACCTTCTTTTCCATGCATTGTCTAACAACAGCTCGAGTCATAGAAGTTCGACTCAATTTTCTTGCAGCGGCATTATAAACTTGTCGCATACTCGACTCAAAAGCATCGTTATCAAAAGCATTGAAtggaaaatgtttcatcacAGCAAATCTAGACATCACATTAAGAGCATTTTTatgatcatattttaaaagagtATTGCTACACATACCTGATGTTTGGGATGAACCCGTCCCACTCCCGGTCCCGCCTCCATGTTGAAAGTTGAGTTGAGTTTGGGTTGGAGCGATACCAAACTCGACCGGATGCGCTTTCTCCATGTGACGGGTAAATGTACCATATCCTCCACTCTTTCGTAATGTGTATACGTTTTCACAATAGTTGCAATACACATTAAAAGTGTTCGGATCGGTACTATCTCGTACCTTCTTGAAATGTTTGACCATGATATCTGAGGTTAAAGTCCTTTCAACTGGTTTAGGAGGTTGAGGAGGATGTCCACGACCACGACCACGACGACTCCTTGGTGGTGGGGGTGGGGGTGGCATTTCTTGTTGTTGTTCCTCttccgcctcctcctcctcttcctcctcgtcATCATCGTCGTCATCAAGATTCACCGGGGTTGGAATTTGTTGAGAATAGGCACCGGGACCGGGAgcaccactaccactaccaaCATAAGCATCGCCTCCATATCCACGTCCGCCTTGGGATTGAGAGCGGGAGAGAGCAATAGCATTGGCCATATCTTGCTCTTCTCGattctacaaaataatatttgtagcGAAAGTATCAAATAACATTATGAACAATAATGTAatgtaattcataattaataatattagtagataataaatattaaccTGCCACATATCCATGTTCCTTTGAGAAATCTCATCAATAACGGATTTTCGACTTGGCCTCTTGGACTTTCCTTTTCCCttatcaattcaattttagaaatgagTCATTTAGAATGAAACatctaaaaaaggaaaatatgtcACCTAAAGTGGTGACTTTGAAgactaattaatcatatttgaataattacaTACTGTAGGTGAGTTGCCTGAAGAGCTTGGTAATCTAGCAAAAATCGAGTTCTTAACAACATCTTTCAACGATTTGTTGTCTGGTCCCATCCCCTCTTCCACCTTCAACTTATCAAATTTGGTGATACTCTCTCTTCAACAAAACCAGTTTTCTGGTAGTCTTCCTTCAGTCATGGGGATCTCACTTGCCAATCTCGAAgaactttatttattctttaacAGACTCACAGGCGAAATTCCGGCCTCTATCACCAATGCTTCTCAGCTTACTGTTATAGAATTGAACAGAAACTCATTCACTGGTCCCATTCCCGACTTTCGTAATCTAAGACAGCTGCAAGTGCTTCGCCTTTGGGAAAATAATCTGACTGGTGCAGACTCTCCAAATCAAGAATTGGAATTTCTCTCTTCGTTAACAAACTGCCAAAATTTGCTGCACTTGGAAATTACCAACAATCCGATGATGAATGGTATCCTTCCCGCTTCGATTGGGAACTTATCTGCTTCTCTTGTCACCTTTTCAGCGTCTAACTGCAGCATCAGAGGTATTATTCCTCTTGAAATTGGAAATTTAGCAAGTTTGGAGGTTTTGGATTTATCCAAGAATCAACTCACAGGATTCATCCCAACAACAGTGGGAAAGCTAAATCAGCTTGGAAAGTTGCACCTTTATGATAACCAGCTACAAGGATATATCACTCATAGTCTTTGCCAAAACACTTCTTTATTAGAGTTATATTTGGATAGTAATATGCTTATAGGTTCAATACCTGAATGTTTGGGAGATATTAAATCCCTTCAAAAGGTTTCTTTTGCATCAAACAAGCTAAATTCCACACTCCCTTTCAACTTCTTAAATCTTCCAAAGCTCATAAATCTCAACCTGTCTTCAAACAGTTTGAGTGGTCAAATTCCTGATCAATTCACAAGTTTGACTACTCTGAACTATCTTGACTTGTCTTCTAACAAGTTTATAGGAAACATTCCAAACACAATTGGTAGTTGTCAATCTCTTCAGGTCCTATTTTTGTCGAATAATATGTTGAATGGATCCATCCCCGATTCTCTGGAGAAGGTTAAAGGCTTGACGAATCTGAGTCTATCATGTAATAATCTCTCCGGTTCGATACCCGCCTCCCTAGAAAAGCTCAAACtccaatattttaatgtttcgCGCAACAATTTGCAAGGGAAGATTCCGGAAGGGGGTTGCTTTGCCAACTATCTGCTGACTCTTTTACTCAAAACCCTAATCTATGCGGCGCCAGAAGATTCCAAGTGCCACCTTGTGGGAGTGGAAGGTCAAGATTGGAAACAACTGCAATGATAATGAAATATGTTGTGCCTCACTTCGTTGGAGCTTTGATTTTGGTCAGTGGGAGCTTCGTGGAAGATCGTCTCAGAGAGGGAACTCATACAGGGGACGAGTTCGTTTAGTGAGATGAACCTACTCGGAAAAGGTAGCTTTGGTTCGGTATTCAAAGCAGAGCTCTCGGATGACACAACTGCAGCAGTGAAAGTGTTCAACTTGGAACTGGAAGGAGCGCTCAAGAGCTTCGACACAGAGAGTCGGATACTTGTCAGTATTCGCCACAGGAACTTGATCAAGATACTTGGTTGTTGTAGCAACGAGCAGTTCAAGGCCTTGATTCTTGCTTACATGCCTAATGAGAGTCTGGAGAAATGGATGCATTCTGATGTGTATGTTTTGGATTTGGTGAAGAGGTTGAACATAGCCATAGATGTCGCGTTGGCCTTGGAGTATCTTCATCACAATCACACATTTACAGTTGTGCATTGTGATATAAAGCCGAACAATGTGTTGCTTGATGAAGATATGACTGCGCATGTCGGTGATTTTGGCATTTCGAAACTTTCTGAGGATCGGGAAGCTGTGATTCACACTATAACTATGGCAACTATCGGTTATGCAGCACCAGGTAATCTAAATTACTCTAGAACATCTTATATTCTAATGACTATGATGAGGTGTGATCTTTTACTAACTCTGGTAACTTAATTATCAAttcagtgtattaaaaatgtcaacacgataaaattgaaatatcaacataaacttagttgatattttaatacactgtattgacTTGATATTcagtgttgacattttaatgtgatcgcatcgacatttttaatacactgcggCGATGAGCAAGCAAGTTTGCAATTTAAGTAAAGTTAACATTATAAAGCACCCCTGTCTATaagtttcttttcttcttgtgGCTATTGACAAACATGTGCAATGTTACAAATAGAGTATGGATCAGAAGGAAAAGTATCTACTCACGGGGATGTATATAGTTTCGGGATACTGCTGTTGGAGATTTTTACAAGTAAGAAGCCAACAGATGATATGTTTAGAGGAGAAATGNNNNNNNNNNNNNNNNNNNNNNNNNNNNNNNNNNNNNNNNNNNNNNNNNNNNNNNNNNNNNNNNNNNNNNNNNNNNNNNNNNNNNNNNNNNNNNNNNNNNATTTGTATGTATAGCTAATCAAATTCTATGTTCGTGACTGATAATCTAGGTCGCATACCAAAGGAAGTTGGAAATCTTACATCTCTGAAACTTCTTGGACTCTCTTCTAATCAGCTGGAAGGTACGTTATTTTGTTCTTTCATTTATAACAGAGGTGAAATCTGACATAGTCAAAATGAACAGTAAAAACGATCCGatcaaaatgagacatttttattttttacgaaAGTTTAGAAAGTGGTGTGTAGTAGGAGTAATAGATAAGAGAGTAGGGACAAAATATGAGAccgaaataaaaataaaataaaataaagtaagaaagataataaaataatattttgtatatgaGATAGAAAGGTgttaattatttcttaaaaaaaagaaatgtttcatttagcTTCCTCATTGTCTCCTCTAATCTACTTATGGTATAAATTGGTCAATTCACCCGTACCAAACTGCATATGTGACTAGCTTTTGTATTTACTACTTAACCAATCGCACAAGTGTATGAAGCTAATGTAAATAAGAATATCGTTTCCTACAGACACTATAGTGTCAACTTCAGTACCACAGTGCATATTTTAGAATGAATGTAGAACTCTACTATCTAATGCACAGTTCTATGTTATTATCCAATTATTCTCCCTTGCTTTTAGTGTCTTTAGTGATGTTAGGTCGGTCACTCTATTAGATTAAACCTTCCCCCGAACTTAGAAATCCGAAGATTAGTTGTTAAGATTAAAGTCCTCTTCAAATACCTAACATCTAACTCCTTAAATCACTATGATCAAACGCCTCACACAAaactcaactctcccgagttctaTTAATCAAAGTgtaaattatcatttaatcAAAGTTAAGTGTTTCGTCTCATGATTAATCTTATTAACCCTAACAACATTAAAGAGGTAACTAATCAATTGAATGAAAGAGGCACAAATAATAACTCAAACAACCACTGGAGCAAagcaaaaaaatcaattggataaataatactccctccgtcccatataaaTGTGGGCAATGAATATGTTACgagaattaagataaaattggtaaagtaagagagatgaagtgaatagtatggtaaagtaagagagaggaggagaataGTAGTTAAAATAGAGTTAGTGAATAGTGagacctacattattaaattgatttaactttataaaaatggaatgcacatattttgtGCAACGAACGAAAATgtaaagtgcacatatttttatgagacggagggagtgtatAACCAATACATCTTCactaaaaattctaaaataaagaTTCAATTAGTTttcacaaaatctaaaaattgaCTAGTTTTATTCCAACTAAGTTGTCGactaaacattatttttattatcacaattgcatactccctccgtcctgctTTAGAGGTTCCGATTACTTTTCTACattcgttttgtaaaaatgatacttcctccgttccattaaagatgactcactttcctttttggtttgtttcaACTatgatgactcattactaaaaatggaaacattttactttctattttattctctctcttactttactctctccacttcacacacaaaataaagttgcataaattcCCGTacgcccaaggaaggggtcatcttccttgggacggaggaagtaataaatagttaaagtggagaaatagtaaagtaatagagagaatattgtagagACAAaacttctctatattattctctcggtagtttaccatttctccactttaactatttattatcatatatACAAAACGAGTACACAAAACTGTAAAAGTAAtcgggactgctaaagcgggatgGAGGGATTACTTTGTAGCCTTGCAACTCTGTAATAAATGCAAatcattatcattaatttGTATGACAGGTGAACTGCCTGAAGAGCTAGGAAAACTATCAAACCTTGAGCATTTTCAGGTTCCCTTTAACGATCATTTAAACGGCTCCATCCCATCTTCCATATTCAACCTCTCAACATTGGAAGGATTACATCTCCAACAAAACCTCTTTTCCGGACCTCTCCCTCCAAACATGGGAGCTTCACTTCCCAATCTCGAGctacttactttattcttcaacAGACTCACGGGCAAAATCCCAACCTCCATCAACAACGCCACCAAGCTCACTATCCTGGAACTCAACAGAAACTCATTCACCGGCTCCATTCCCTCCTTCTCCAATCTACGAAACCTAGAAAGGATCGCCCTCTGGGAAAACAATCTCACCGGAGCTGATGAATTCCTATCTTCCCTAACAAACTGCCCCGTTTTGAAAAGATTAGAAGTGTCGTATAATCACGAAATGGTGGGAGTTCTCCCTCGTTCGATCGGGAACTTCTCGAATACGCTTCAAGTGATAAGGGCTTCATACTGTGACTTTAGAGGTGGCATTCCTTCTGAGATTGGGAACTTAACTAGTTTGCTGAATTTGCAAATTTCTGGTAATAAACTAACCGGATTCGTCCCAACGACTATTCGAAATTTGACAAACCTCCAAGTATTGAGGCTTGGAGAAAATCAACTTGAGGGGCACATCACATCCGATC
This window contains:
- the LOC125208306 gene encoding glucan endo-1,3-beta-glucosidase, acidic-like, translated to MATSQQNFMSPILMLGLLILLSLNSTDAKVGVCYGRLGANLPCPTEVVALYKKHNIKKMRLYDPHPPTLLALGGADIDLMVGIPESDLPHLAESQGHADAWVAANISAYPAVKFRSIAVGNEVNPSSSAYSRFVLPAMQNIRRAVCGAGLGNRIAVSTSIKPDLLQKSSPPKEGEFYSNVTWYVKPIIEFLRDENAPLLVNVYPYFAYLNDMENISRGFALLQRGCGVVLGGVYYDNLFYAMLDAIYAAMERMLGNGPSVMSGVGGPGLTVSETGHSSRGGGRPVSDGDGDGDFSSVENARIYNNNLMRVVKKGTPMRPGIPIEAYIFGMFDEDMKPGPEYERHFGIFLSNGTRKYGLRFY
- the LOC125206668 gene encoding probable LRR receptor-like serine/threonine-protein kinase At3g47570; the protein is MGISLANLEELYLFFNRLTGEIPASITNASQLTVIELNRNSFTGPIPDFRNLRQLQVLRLWENNLTGADSPNQELEFLSSLTNCQNLLHLEITNNPMMNGILPASIGNLSASLVTFSASNCSIRGIIPLEIGNLASLEVLDLSKNQLTGFIPTTVGKLNQLGKLHLYDNQLQGYITHSLCQNTSLLELYLDSNMLIGSIPECLGDIKSLQKVSFASNKLNSTLPFNFLNLPKLINLNLSSNSLSGQIPDQFTSLTTLNYLDLSSNKFIGNIPNTIGSCQSLQVLFLSNNMLNGSIPDSLEKVKGLTNLSLSCNNLSGSIPASLEKLKLQYFNVSRNNLQGKIPEGGCFANYLLTLLLKTLIYAAPEDSKCHLVGVEVGASWKIVSERELIQGTSSFSEMNLLGKGSFGSVFKAELSDDTTAAVKVFNLELEGALKSFDTESRILVSIRHRNLIKILGCCSNEQFKALILAYMPNESLEKWMHSDVYVLDLVKRLNIAIDVALALEYLHHNHTFTVVHCDIKPNNVLLDEDMTAHVGDFGISKLSEDREAVIHTITMATIGYAAPVY